Proteins found in one Alicyclobacillus cycloheptanicus genomic segment:
- the mdh gene encoding malate dehydrogenase has protein sequence MLKRRKISVIGAGFTGATTAFMLAQRELGDIVLVDIPQLENPTKGKALDMAEAMPVVGSDVHVIGTASYEDTANSDLVIITAGVARKPGMSRDDLVNTNAGIVRSVTEQVVKFSPNTIIIVLSNPVDAMTYVAYKTSGFPKERVIGQAGVLDTARFNTFVAEELSVSVEDVSGFVLGVHGDDMVPLVRYSYVGGIPLEKLLPKSRIDEIVQRTRTGGGEIVNLLGNGSAYYAPAASLTQMAEAILKDKRRVLPAIAYLQGEYGYNDLFLGVPTILGGHGIEKIIEIDLLPEEKEALDKSAQSVRNVIQVVTAAR, from the coding sequence ATGCTGAAGCGCAGAAAGATTTCTGTCATTGGGGCTGGATTCACGGGAGCTACCACGGCATTCATGCTGGCGCAGCGTGAACTCGGGGACATTGTTCTCGTCGACATCCCGCAGCTTGAGAACCCAACCAAAGGCAAGGCGCTTGATATGGCCGAGGCCATGCCGGTCGTTGGATCAGACGTGCATGTCATCGGGACGGCGAGCTACGAGGACACGGCCAATTCCGATCTGGTCATTATCACCGCTGGCGTGGCACGCAAGCCAGGCATGAGCCGGGACGATTTGGTCAACACGAATGCGGGCATCGTCCGCTCCGTGACCGAACAGGTCGTCAAGTTTTCCCCGAACACCATCATCATCGTGCTGAGCAACCCGGTGGACGCGATGACCTACGTCGCCTACAAGACCTCCGGATTCCCGAAAGAACGCGTCATTGGTCAGGCAGGGGTGCTGGACACCGCCCGTTTCAACACCTTCGTGGCGGAAGAACTGAGTGTCTCCGTGGAGGATGTGTCCGGGTTCGTGCTTGGCGTGCACGGCGATGACATGGTTCCGCTCGTTCGTTACTCGTATGTCGGCGGCATCCCATTGGAAAAACTCCTGCCGAAGAGCCGCATTGATGAGATTGTGCAGCGGACTCGCACGGGCGGCGGCGAAATTGTGAATCTGCTCGGCAACGGCAGTGCCTACTATGCGCCGGCGGCGTCGTTGACCCAAATGGCGGAAGCCATCCTCAAGGACAAACGGCGCGTGCTGCCAGCCATTGCGTACCTGCAGGGCGAGTACGGGTACAACGATTTGTTCCTTGGGGTGCCGACCATTTTGGGCGGGCACGGCATTGAGAAAATCATCGAGATTGACCTCCTGCCAGAAGAAAAAGAGGCACTTGACAAGTCCGCGCAGTCTGTGAGAAATGTGATTCAGGTCGTGACGGCAGCGCGCTGA
- a CDS encoding tyrosine-type recombinase/integrase, whose product MPKRRKNTLDSHVEGGQRAESTLSLAEAKVLFLRDIRLLSQETQRWHKENLTAFEKVLAKQGIEISDVGSLTAKMVKENFVFYMSEEMGLMANTINGRVRSVRALLKFLHGEGHIAKNFGADIPMIKGEEVIIETFSEEQIDALLRQPNRHTFTGLRDYTLMLLLLETGIRISECVKIDLTDVHLKEGQIRIHGKGAKQRLVPFQGKFRRALQRYLEVRGPAESEALFVTVDGTRISKRYVQELIQDYGEMAHIRDVRVSPHTFRHTMAKYYILAGGDIFSLQKILGHSTLDMVRRYVELFSTDVQMQHRKFSFLENHM is encoded by the coding sequence ATGCCAAAACGGAGGAAAAACACCTTGGATTCACATGTGGAAGGAGGGCAAAGGGCAGAGAGTACATTGTCGCTTGCGGAAGCGAAAGTGCTGTTTCTGCGGGATATTCGGCTGCTGTCCCAAGAAACGCAGCGCTGGCACAAGGAGAATCTGACGGCGTTCGAAAAGGTGCTGGCAAAGCAGGGCATTGAGATTTCTGACGTAGGCAGCTTGACCGCGAAGATGGTCAAGGAGAACTTCGTGTTTTATATGTCTGAAGAGATGGGGCTCATGGCAAACACCATCAACGGCCGGGTACGATCGGTCCGGGCGTTACTCAAGTTTTTACACGGAGAGGGGCATATTGCAAAGAACTTTGGGGCAGATATACCGATGATCAAAGGTGAAGAGGTGATTATCGAAACGTTCTCCGAAGAACAAATCGATGCGCTTCTTCGCCAGCCGAACCGTCACACCTTTACAGGGCTTCGGGATTACACGCTGATGCTACTCCTGCTCGAAACCGGAATCCGTATTTCGGAATGCGTCAAGATCGACTTGACCGACGTGCATCTAAAAGAAGGGCAGATCCGGATTCACGGGAAAGGCGCCAAGCAGCGGTTGGTTCCATTTCAAGGGAAGTTTCGGCGAGCCCTTCAGAGGTACCTGGAAGTCCGGGGACCAGCAGAATCTGAAGCGCTCTTCGTCACTGTAGACGGCACTCGAATCAGCAAGCGATACGTCCAGGAGTTGATCCAAGATTATGGGGAAATGGCACACATTCGCGATGTGCGTGTCTCGCCCCATACGTTCCGGCATACCATGGCAAAGTATTACATCTTGGCTGGGGGAGACATTTTTTCGCTTCAGAAAATCTTGGGCCATAGTACGCTTGACATGGTACGACGGTATGTAGAGCTATTTTCAACGGACGTACAAATGCAACATCGTAAATTCAGTTTCTTGGAAAACCATATGTAG
- the coaE gene encoding dephospho-CoA kinase (Dephospho-CoA kinase (CoaE) performs the final step in coenzyme A biosynthesis.), which produces MIVGLTGGIASGKSTVTRILRELGAYVVDADVWARKVVEPGQPALEEIVAAFGPTILTSEGTLNRTALGARVFGDEAARMKLNAITHPRVRDGMREETARFFSQHPDEPIVWDVPLLFEGETRKLVDVTVLVYVDEGTQLERLMARDGLSREAAAARIKAQMPIDQKRALADYIVENTGTLEQTREQVRTLWQTLQAQAKHGGTPS; this is translated from the coding sequence GTGATCGTCGGGTTGACGGGTGGCATTGCGAGTGGAAAAAGCACCGTCACGCGCATCCTGCGCGAACTGGGCGCCTATGTGGTGGACGCAGATGTGTGGGCGCGAAAGGTGGTCGAACCGGGCCAGCCGGCCCTCGAGGAAATCGTTGCGGCATTTGGTCCGACCATCCTCACGTCCGAAGGCACCCTGAACCGCACGGCGCTCGGGGCCAGGGTGTTTGGCGATGAAGCCGCTCGGATGAAGTTGAACGCCATCACCCACCCACGTGTGCGGGACGGCATGCGGGAGGAAACAGCGCGCTTTTTCTCCCAGCACCCGGACGAGCCCATCGTTTGGGACGTCCCGTTGTTGTTCGAAGGCGAGACCCGGAAGCTGGTCGACGTCACCGTTCTCGTGTACGTCGATGAAGGAACGCAGCTTGAGCGCCTCATGGCGCGCGACGGGTTGTCGAGGGAAGCCGCAGCAGCGCGAATCAAGGCGCAAATGCCGATTGACCAGAAACGCGCCCTGGCGGATTACATCGTAGAAAACACCGGAACCCTAGAGCAGACCAGAGAGCAGGTGCGCACACTGTGGCAAACACTCCAAGCACAGGCCAAACATGGCGGCACACCATCGTAA
- the trpS gene encoding tryptophan--tRNA ligase — MKRVFSGIQPSGTMTIGNYLGAMKNFVKLQDEAECYFCVVDLHAITVPQDPATLHQNTLNLAALYLAAGIDPAKATLFVQSHVPAHAELGWILQCIAYYGELGRMTQFKDKSAHKEVVTAGLFTYPALMAADILLYQADLVPVGEDQKQHLELTRDVAERFNKRFGETFTIPDPYIPKIGGRIMSLEDPSRKMSKSDESAGAYISMLDEPDVIRKKISRAVTDSEREVRFDEERKPAISNLLTIYALCADKTVDEIAAQYQGQGYGPFKKDLAEVVVAALEPIQERYRALLSSGELQTILRQGAERAAASAAPTLAAVKEKLGFLV, encoded by the coding sequence ATGAAACGAGTGTTTTCCGGAATTCAGCCGAGCGGCACCATGACCATTGGCAACTACCTCGGGGCGATGAAGAACTTCGTCAAGTTGCAGGATGAGGCCGAGTGTTACTTTTGCGTGGTGGACCTGCACGCCATCACGGTGCCGCAAGACCCCGCAACCCTGCACCAGAACACGTTGAACCTGGCGGCGCTGTACCTTGCGGCAGGGATTGACCCGGCCAAGGCGACCCTGTTTGTCCAGTCTCACGTGCCGGCACACGCAGAACTCGGCTGGATTTTGCAGTGCATCGCGTACTATGGCGAACTGGGCCGGATGACCCAGTTCAAGGACAAGTCCGCGCACAAGGAGGTCGTCACGGCCGGGCTGTTCACCTACCCGGCGTTGATGGCGGCCGACATTCTGCTCTACCAGGCGGACCTCGTGCCCGTCGGGGAAGACCAAAAGCAGCACCTCGAACTCACCCGTGATGTCGCGGAACGGTTCAATAAGCGGTTTGGCGAGACATTCACCATTCCGGACCCGTACATCCCGAAGATTGGCGGCCGCATCATGAGTTTGGAGGATCCGTCCAGGAAGATGAGCAAAAGCGACGAGAGCGCCGGGGCATACATCTCGATGCTCGACGAGCCGGACGTGATCCGCAAGAAGATTTCCCGTGCTGTCACGGATTCGGAGCGCGAGGTGCGGTTTGACGAGGAGCGCAAGCCCGCCATCAGCAATCTGCTGACGATTTATGCGCTGTGTGCCGACAAGACGGTGGACGAAATTGCGGCCCAGTACCAAGGTCAGGGCTATGGTCCGTTCAAGAAGGACTTGGCCGAAGTGGTCGTGGCCGCCTTGGAACCCATCCAAGAGCGGTATCGAGCGCTGTTGTCGTCCGGGGAACTGCAAACCATCCTCCGGCAGGGGGCAGAGCGCGCCGCTGCCTCCGCGGCACCGACCCTCGCGGCGGTCAAAGAGAAGCTGGGCTTCCTGGTGTGA
- a CDS encoding lytic transglycosylase domain-containing protein, with protein MANTPSTGQTWRHTIVNRRTILSAILLVLVIVVITSNQFWRWMYPIGYQTDIQQAARVSHVDPLLVASVIRVESKFQTEDVSHAGAIGLMQLMPQTAQWIAQQMRSEGLPYNPSLIGGSTADLSVPAINIHVGAWYIHYLIKQFNGNEVAAIAAYNAGPKRVKQWLGSGQWNGELSTITDIPVGETRHFVDRVFYNYNLYQRIYGGDKAWQAQS; from the coding sequence GTGGCAAACACTCCAAGCACAGGCCAAACATGGCGGCACACCATCGTAAATCGACGAACCATCCTGAGCGCCATCCTGCTGGTGCTGGTCATCGTCGTCATTACGTCCAACCAGTTTTGGCGCTGGATGTACCCCATTGGCTACCAGACCGATATCCAGCAGGCCGCCAGGGTGAGCCATGTCGATCCGCTCCTTGTCGCGAGCGTGATCCGCGTGGAAAGCAAGTTTCAAACGGAAGATGTATCGCATGCAGGCGCCATCGGGCTGATGCAGCTGATGCCGCAGACCGCACAGTGGATCGCGCAGCAGATGCGCAGCGAAGGGCTGCCCTACAACCCGTCGCTGATTGGCGGGAGTACCGCGGACCTGTCCGTGCCAGCTATCAACATTCACGTGGGCGCCTGGTACATTCATTATCTCATCAAGCAATTTAACGGAAACGAAGTCGCCGCCATCGCGGCTTACAACGCGGGGCCCAAGCGCGTCAAGCAATGGCTCGGCAGCGGCCAGTGGAACGGGGAACTCTCCACCATCACCGACATTCCCGTCGGCGAAACCCGGCACTTCGTGGACCGCGTGTTTTACAACTACAACCTCTACCAGCGCATCTACGGCGGGGACAAAGCCTGGCAGGCGCAGTCCTGA
- the mutM gene encoding DNA-formamidopyrimidine glycosylase, with protein MPELPEVENVRRSLAQMVVGKIIASVEVRLPRIIRTPEDTQRFAAELAGCTITSIERRGKYLLIQVPPYTLVSHLRMEGQYRLADETEPEQPHTHVVFHFTDGTALRYRDVRQFGTMDLIPREAPWPEAWPQGLAALGPEPLDADFTPADLYQRIHRRSAPIKAVLLDQTTVAGLGNIYVDEALFAAGIHPERPASQITRKQASVLHAQIQDVLRRAIDAGGSSIKTYVNGYGRHGGFQMELAVYGRAGEPCRVCGTAIEKLRVAGRGTHVCPRCQTRPRQQRAVKPGAPVRHTGGGAS; from the coding sequence ATGCCGGAGTTGCCAGAAGTTGAAAATGTGCGGCGCAGTCTGGCCCAGATGGTGGTGGGCAAGATCATCGCATCCGTGGAGGTCCGTCTTCCCCGCATCATCCGAACGCCGGAGGACACCCAGCGGTTTGCCGCCGAGCTCGCGGGATGCACCATCACGTCGATTGAACGCCGCGGGAAGTACTTGCTGATTCAGGTGCCACCCTATACGCTGGTCTCGCACCTGCGCATGGAAGGGCAGTACCGCCTGGCAGACGAAACGGAACCCGAGCAGCCGCATACGCACGTGGTCTTTCACTTCACGGACGGCACCGCGCTGCGGTATCGGGACGTGCGCCAGTTCGGCACGATGGACCTCATCCCAAGGGAGGCGCCGTGGCCGGAGGCTTGGCCGCAGGGGCTGGCGGCCCTCGGCCCTGAGCCGCTGGACGCCGATTTTACACCAGCCGACCTGTACCAGCGGATTCACCGCCGGAGCGCGCCCATCAAGGCCGTGCTGCTCGACCAGACCACGGTGGCAGGGCTCGGTAACATCTACGTTGACGAGGCCTTGTTTGCGGCTGGGATTCACCCGGAACGCCCTGCCAGCCAAATCACGCGGAAACAGGCGTCGGTGCTGCACGCGCAGATTCAGGACGTTCTCCGCCGCGCCATCGATGCGGGCGGGTCATCGATTAAGACCTACGTCAACGGCTACGGCCGCCATGGTGGGTTTCAAATGGAGCTGGCCGTCTACGGGCGGGCAGGGGAACCGTGCCGCGTGTGCGGCACAGCAATTGAGAAGCTGCGGGTGGCGGGCCGTGGAACGCACGTATGCCCCCGCTGTCAGACACGGCCGCGGCAGCAGAGAGCGGTCAAGCCGGGCGCGCCCGTGCGGCACACAGGAGGTGGAGCGTCGTGA
- the polA gene encoding DNA polymerase I — translation MTRAKLVLIDGNSIVYRAFFALPALSNARGQFTNAVFGFTQMLLKILHDERPTHIAVAFDAGKQTFRHEHYEAYKGTRQETPSELREQFPLVRELLDAFGIRWMEVPGYEADDIIGTVSRFADAADIPTLIVSGDKDILQLVSDNVNAMLTRKGITDVDRYDPAAVYERFQLTPQQIIDLKGLMGDSSDNIPGVPGVGEKTAIKLLSMYPSVEEVLEHIDEAPGAKLQERLRDNRELALLSKRLATIHRDVPVTCTLDDLKYAGYDPHVVRRMFQQLEFKSLVDKITREIDKNGAAATTDGADRGAEGGSAADAAPANPGHPLQSLPVLVIRSKAELENLWGELGDPIGIVPDMDVDDYQTANVLGVAVGSHRKAFYIDLTDLEIGDLTELWTGDAEKIVFDLKALAVLLDAHGQTLHLEDGWFDIMLASYLLNPSDGETRLGDIVERELHAELPVPAPGKPERPQALARLAAALPELHHATVSALSAQELDDLYEKVELPLAFVLARMEALGFYVNAECLKDIGAELQAQLTALRDDIYRLAGTEFNINSPKQLGEILFDKLGLPASKKTKTGYSTSADVLERLAPYHEIVEKILEFRQLGKLQSTYVEGLLKVIRKETGRVHTRFHQALTATGRLSSSEPNLQNIPIRMEEGRKLRKAFEATYDDWVIVSADYSQIELRILAHLSGDEALIDAFRQGMDVHTRTAADVFEVDPGEVTSLMRRQAKAVNFGIVYGISDYGLSQNLNIPRAQAAAFIQNYFEKFPGVRSYMTEIVETARKQGYVTTLLNRRRYLPDLHSKNFNLRSFAERTAMNTPIQGTAADIIKLAMVRIDQALRASELKGRMLLQVHDELIFECPEAEVDELVELVRDNMENALTLNVPLQVDIHHGKTWYEAK, via the coding sequence ATGACACGTGCCAAATTGGTTTTAATCGATGGCAACAGCATTGTCTATCGGGCGTTCTTCGCATTGCCCGCGCTTTCGAACGCGCGCGGACAGTTCACGAACGCCGTTTTCGGGTTTACCCAAATGCTGCTGAAAATCCTGCATGACGAGCGCCCGACGCACATTGCAGTCGCGTTCGACGCAGGGAAGCAGACCTTTCGTCACGAACATTACGAAGCCTACAAGGGGACGCGTCAGGAGACGCCGAGCGAGCTGCGGGAGCAGTTTCCTCTGGTGCGGGAATTGCTGGATGCGTTCGGCATTCGCTGGATGGAGGTCCCCGGCTACGAGGCCGACGATATCATTGGCACCGTTTCCCGCTTTGCGGACGCGGCCGACATTCCGACCCTCATTGTGTCTGGGGACAAGGACATCCTGCAGCTGGTGTCCGACAACGTCAATGCGATGTTGACGCGCAAAGGCATCACCGATGTGGACCGCTACGACCCAGCCGCTGTGTACGAACGATTCCAGCTGACGCCGCAGCAAATCATTGACCTCAAGGGACTCATGGGCGACTCTTCCGACAACATTCCGGGCGTGCCCGGGGTCGGAGAAAAGACGGCCATCAAGCTGTTGTCGATGTACCCGTCTGTGGAGGAAGTGTTAGAACACATCGACGAGGCCCCCGGGGCAAAGCTGCAGGAGCGCCTGCGCGACAACCGGGAGTTGGCGCTTCTGTCCAAGCGCTTGGCGACCATTCACCGCGATGTGCCGGTGACGTGTACGTTGGACGACCTCAAGTACGCCGGGTATGATCCGCACGTCGTCCGGCGGATGTTTCAACAGCTTGAGTTCAAGTCACTGGTCGACAAGATTACCCGGGAAATCGACAAAAACGGCGCTGCGGCGACAACTGACGGAGCGGACCGTGGAGCCGAGGGGGGTTCTGCGGCGGACGCTGCACCCGCGAATCCTGGCCATCCGCTGCAAAGTCTCCCGGTCCTTGTCATCCGTTCCAAAGCGGAACTGGAGAACCTGTGGGGAGAATTGGGCGATCCAATCGGGATCGTGCCGGATATGGATGTGGACGACTACCAGACGGCCAACGTGCTGGGTGTTGCAGTCGGGTCGCACCGCAAGGCGTTCTACATCGACCTGACGGACCTGGAAATCGGCGACTTAACCGAATTATGGACAGGCGATGCCGAGAAGATTGTGTTTGACTTGAAGGCGCTCGCCGTGCTGCTCGACGCACATGGACAGACGCTGCACTTGGAAGACGGCTGGTTCGATATCATGCTCGCGTCCTACCTGCTCAATCCGTCGGATGGCGAAACCCGGCTCGGTGACATCGTGGAGCGGGAACTGCACGCGGAGCTGCCGGTTCCTGCACCGGGGAAGCCGGAGCGCCCGCAAGCGCTGGCGCGGCTGGCGGCCGCGTTACCGGAATTGCACCATGCAACCGTCAGTGCCTTGTCTGCGCAGGAACTGGACGACCTGTACGAAAAGGTCGAGCTGCCGCTTGCGTTTGTCCTGGCCAGGATGGAAGCGCTCGGATTCTACGTGAACGCCGAGTGTCTGAAGGACATTGGCGCGGAATTGCAGGCCCAGCTCACTGCCTTGCGGGATGACATCTATCGACTGGCAGGCACAGAGTTTAATATCAATTCTCCGAAACAGCTTGGCGAGATTCTGTTTGACAAGCTGGGACTTCCGGCGTCGAAAAAGACGAAGACCGGGTATTCGACCAGCGCCGACGTCCTCGAACGTCTGGCCCCTTACCACGAAATCGTGGAGAAGATTCTTGAATTCCGCCAACTTGGCAAACTGCAGTCGACGTACGTCGAAGGCCTGCTCAAAGTGATCCGCAAAGAGACAGGCCGGGTGCATACACGGTTCCACCAGGCGCTGACCGCCACTGGACGGCTCTCCAGCAGCGAACCCAACCTGCAGAACATCCCGATTCGGATGGAGGAAGGGAGAAAGCTGCGGAAGGCGTTTGAAGCGACCTACGATGATTGGGTGATTGTGTCCGCGGACTATTCGCAGATTGAACTGCGGATTCTGGCCCATCTGTCGGGGGATGAAGCGCTCATTGACGCGTTCCGGCAAGGCATGGATGTGCACACGAGGACCGCGGCGGACGTGTTTGAGGTCGATCCCGGCGAAGTCACGTCCCTCATGCGCCGCCAAGCCAAGGCGGTGAATTTCGGGATTGTGTACGGCATCAGCGACTACGGTCTCTCGCAAAACCTGAACATTCCGCGCGCCCAAGCGGCCGCGTTCATTCAAAATTACTTCGAGAAATTCCCGGGTGTACGGTCGTACATGACGGAAATCGTGGAAACGGCGCGCAAGCAGGGCTACGTCACGACCCTCCTGAACCGCCGCCGCTACCTGCCGGATTTGCACAGCAAGAACTTTAACCTGCGCAGTTTCGCGGAACGCACCGCGATGAACACGCCGATTCAAGGCACGGCTGCCGACATCATCAAACTGGCGATGGTCCGGATTGATCAGGCTCTGCGCGCCTCGGAACTGAAAGGCCGGATGCTGCTGCAGGTGCATGACGAATTGATTTTTGAGTGCCCGGAAGCCGAGGTGGACGAACTGGTCGAATTGGTCCGGGACAACATGGAGAATGCACTGACCCTCAATGTGCCGCTGCAGGTGGATATTCATCACGGGAAAACTTGGTATGAAGCCAAGTAA
- a CDS encoding GIY-YIG nuclease family protein, whose amino-acid sequence MYTIYIAFKRLGEPLYVGRTTDLQRRIQQHRSVAPWLHQTNYFYVAECPTEADQVIREIYYINKLRPPYVQKHLYSECPRLKLPPIKFEKIDVSKAVEKSHKGLPSSSRLPTGEPRSSRKDIPRTPSPNEFVLAGGKIGFFDLFCRTPSEQRYFIDPSRSITISRMNRLTDVHVTFIKELIATRNPLLCCRDNNLSHFDELLDPYTEQVAIPLAESDVKLCLDLASNFHVKFDSYYSTEWSLFSVISGYLFLNGWFQLKRFWNSEFMELFVNGSGNSKLVKVVMQSPYGLLARKLG is encoded by the coding sequence GTGTACACAATATACATTGCGTTCAAAAGGCTCGGGGAGCCGCTGTATGTGGGTAGAACAACTGACTTACAAAGGAGGATCCAACAACATCGGAGTGTTGCACCGTGGCTTCACCAGACTAATTACTTTTATGTCGCCGAGTGCCCTACTGAAGCTGACCAAGTCATCAGAGAAATCTATTACATTAATAAACTACGTCCCCCATATGTTCAAAAACACTTATATTCCGAGTGTCCTAGATTAAAGTTGCCACCGATTAAGTTTGAAAAAATCGATGTTAGCAAGGCGGTAGAGAAAAGTCATAAAGGATTGCCATCCTCAAGTAGGTTACCCACGGGAGAGCCTAGGTCGTCGAGAAAAGATATACCGCGGACACCATCTCCTAACGAATTCGTGCTTGCCGGAGGTAAAATTGGATTTTTTGACTTATTTTGTAGAACTCCTTCAGAACAGAGATACTTTATTGATCCCAGTCGCTCGATAACTATCTCGCGAATGAATCGCCTGACTGATGTTCACGTGACTTTCATTAAAGAGTTGATAGCGACTCGAAATCCATTGCTTTGTTGTCGTGACAACAACCTATCGCATTTTGATGAACTCCTGGACCCCTATACAGAACAAGTCGCCATACCCTTGGCCGAATCAGATGTGAAACTGTGCCTCGATTTAGCTTCCAATTTTCACGTTAAATTCGATTCATATTACTCAACAGAGTGGAGCCTTTTCTCTGTTATTTCCGGATATCTGTTTCTGAACGGATGGTTTCAGCTCAAGAGATTTTGGAATTCCGAGTTCATGGAATTGTTCGTCAATGGATCAGGAAATTCGAAGTTGGTCAAAGTTGTAATGCAGAGTCCTTATGGGTTGTTGGCACGCAAGTTGGGATGA
- the icd gene encoding NADP-dependent isocitrate dehydrogenase translates to MAQFQHYDPPKSGEPITLQNGKLHVPDQPIVPFIEGDGTGPDIWAASVRVFDAAVEKVYGGKRRIHWYEVYAGEKAYHKYQSWLPEDTLTALTEYIVSIKGPLTTPVGGGIRSLNVALRQELDLYVCQRPVRYFDGVPSPVKHPELVDMVIFRENSEDIYAGVEWAEGTPEVKKVVEFLKNEMGVKKIRFPETSGIGIKPVSKEGTDRLVRAAIEYALKHKRKSVTLVHKGNIMKFTEGAFKNWGYELAEREYRDKVFTWTEYDRIKEEKGQDAADAAQKAAVAEGKIIVKDVIADAFLQQILTRPAEYDVIATMNLNGDYISDALAAQVGGIGIAPGANINYVTGHAVFEATHGTAPKYAGLDKVNPGSVILSGVMMLEYMGWQEAADSITSALEKTISQKTVTYDFARLMEGAKEVKTSQFADAIIANL, encoded by the coding sequence ATGGCGCAATTCCAGCATTATGATCCTCCGAAGAGCGGTGAGCCAATTACACTGCAAAACGGAAAGTTGCATGTTCCCGACCAACCAATCGTCCCGTTCATTGAAGGCGATGGCACAGGCCCGGACATTTGGGCGGCATCCGTGCGCGTTTTTGACGCAGCCGTGGAAAAGGTATACGGCGGCAAGCGCCGCATTCATTGGTATGAAGTCTACGCAGGTGAGAAGGCGTATCACAAGTACCAAAGCTGGCTTCCTGAGGACACCCTGACCGCTCTTACTGAATACATCGTCAGCATCAAAGGGCCTTTGACCACGCCGGTTGGCGGCGGGATTCGCAGCCTGAACGTTGCACTGCGCCAGGAACTCGACCTGTACGTGTGTCAGCGTCCAGTGCGCTACTTCGATGGCGTTCCTTCCCCGGTGAAACACCCTGAACTCGTCGATATGGTCATCTTCCGCGAAAACTCCGAGGATATCTACGCAGGGGTGGAATGGGCCGAAGGGACTCCGGAAGTGAAGAAAGTGGTCGAATTCCTGAAGAATGAAATGGGCGTGAAGAAAATCCGCTTCCCGGAGACGTCGGGCATCGGCATCAAACCGGTCTCCAAAGAGGGAACGGACCGTCTCGTTCGCGCCGCGATTGAATACGCACTGAAGCACAAGCGCAAGAGTGTCACGCTGGTGCACAAAGGCAACATCATGAAGTTTACGGAGGGTGCCTTCAAGAACTGGGGGTACGAACTCGCAGAACGAGAATATCGAGACAAGGTATTTACCTGGACCGAATATGATCGTATCAAAGAAGAAAAGGGCCAGGATGCAGCGGACGCAGCTCAGAAGGCGGCTGTTGCAGAGGGCAAAATCATCGTCAAGGACGTCATCGCGGACGCCTTCCTGCAGCAGATTCTCACGCGGCCTGCGGAATACGACGTGATCGCGACGATGAACCTGAACGGTGACTACATTTCCGACGCCTTGGCAGCGCAAGTCGGCGGAATCGGCATCGCGCCTGGCGCCAACATCAACTATGTGACGGGCCACGCGGTGTTTGAAGCCACGCACGGCACAGCGCCGAAGTATGCGGGGCTTGACAAGGTGAATCCAGGGTCCGTGATTTTGTCTGGCGTGATGATGCTGGAGTATATGGGATGGCAAGAAGCGGCAGACTCTATCACGAGTGCGCTGGAAAAGACCATTTCGCAGAAAACGGTGACGTACGACTTCGCCCGTCTGATGGAGGGTGCGAAGGAAGTCAAGACCTCACAGTTCGCGGACGCGATTATCGCCAACCTGTAA